A stretch of Amycolatopsis balhimycina FH 1894 DNA encodes these proteins:
- a CDS encoding nucleoside deaminase: MKDTEEALLRRAIELAREAREEHGNPPFGSLLADADGKILAEDRNTSLTDNDITAHPELKLARWAAQNLDPETAAATTMFTSTQPCGMCTGAIERSGLGRVVFALSTEQFLTLRPPLTWGGHELEGPALFDEARVPVEGYYK; this comes from the coding sequence GTGAAGGACACCGAAGAAGCCCTGCTGCGGCGGGCGATCGAGCTCGCCCGCGAAGCGCGCGAGGAACACGGCAACCCGCCGTTCGGCTCCCTGCTGGCCGACGCCGACGGGAAGATCCTGGCCGAGGACCGCAACACGTCGCTGACCGACAACGACATCACGGCCCACCCCGAGCTGAAGCTCGCCCGCTGGGCGGCGCAGAACCTGGACCCGGAAACCGCGGCGGCCACGACGATGTTCACCAGCACGCAGCCGTGCGGGATGTGCACCGGCGCGATCGAGCGGTCCGGGCTCGGGCGGGTCGTGTTCGCGCTGTCGACGGAACAGTTCCTCACGCTGCGCCCGCCGCTCACGTGGGGCGGGCACGAACTGGAGGGCCCGGCACTGTTCGACGAGGCCCGCGTGCCGGTCGAGGGCTACTACAAGTGA
- a CDS encoding FmdB family zinc ribbon protein yields the protein MPTYAYRCRECTETFELLRPMSESGAPAACPEGHADTVKLLTTVALTGAASGPAAPAGGGGGCCGGGCCG from the coding sequence ATGCCGACCTACGCCTACCGCTGCCGCGAGTGCACCGAGACGTTCGAGCTCCTGCGCCCGATGAGCGAATCCGGTGCGCCGGCGGCCTGTCCGGAAGGCCACGCCGACACCGTCAAGCTGCTCACCACGGTCGCCCTCACCGGGGCCGCGAGTGGTCCCGCGGCCCCGGCCGGCGGTGGCGGTGGCTGTTGTGGCGGCGGCTGCTGCGGCTGA
- a CDS encoding Lrp/AsnC family transcriptional regulator yields MTESLDPTDWAILVELQQDARLPLTELGRRVNLSASAATERLRRLETTGVITGYRAEIDLGKVGYPVLAVVRLKYPGSRHEALHKLLGERSEILECLRTTGDDCYTLKVAAASMAHLERTMDELAQFGGTTTNVVYSQTLPYRGPREPAHNLDA; encoded by the coding sequence ATGACCGAGAGTCTCGATCCGACGGACTGGGCCATCCTGGTCGAGCTCCAGCAGGACGCCCGGCTGCCGCTCACCGAGCTGGGCCGCCGGGTGAACCTCAGCGCGTCCGCGGCGACCGAACGGCTCCGCCGGCTCGAGACCACCGGTGTGATCACCGGCTACCGCGCGGAAATCGACCTCGGCAAGGTCGGCTACCCGGTACTCGCCGTGGTCCGGCTCAAGTACCCCGGCAGCAGGCACGAGGCACTGCACAAGCTGCTCGGCGAGCGCTCCGAGATCCTGGAATGCCTGCGCACGACCGGCGACGACTGCTACACGCTCAAGGTCGCCGCCGCCTCCATGGCCCACCTCGAGCGCACGATGGACGAGCTGGCCCAGTTCGGCGGCACGACCACCAACGTCGTCTACAGCCAGACCCTGCCCTACCGCGGCCCCCGGGAGCCTGCGCATAACCTCGACGCATGA
- the dhaK gene encoding dihydroxyacetone kinase subunit DhaK, which translates to MKKIINDPANVVAESLRGLAAAHADVLRVQYDPDVVIRADAPVAGKVAVISGGGSGHEPLHGGFVGQGMLAAAVPGAVFTSPTPDAVQAAVTATTGDAGALLIVKNYTGDVLNFETAAELAAADGLEVRSVVIDDDVAVKDSTYTAGRRGVGGTVLLEKITGAAAERGDSLDAVTALAQKVIGQVRSIGVALTAPTVPHAGTPSFELGEGEVEFGIGIHGEPGRERIPLEPADALVARMVEAVVSDLPFASGDRVLLFTNSMGGTPLVELYLAHGIAERLLADRGIVVERRLAGPYITSLEMQGMSLTVLKLDDELTELWDAPVNTAALRWGL; encoded by the coding sequence GTGAAGAAGATCATCAACGATCCGGCGAACGTGGTCGCCGAGTCGCTGCGGGGGCTCGCCGCCGCGCACGCCGACGTCCTGCGCGTCCAGTACGACCCGGACGTCGTGATCAGAGCCGACGCGCCGGTCGCGGGCAAGGTCGCCGTCATCTCCGGCGGCGGGTCCGGGCACGAGCCGCTGCACGGCGGCTTCGTCGGCCAGGGCATGCTCGCCGCCGCCGTGCCCGGCGCGGTGTTCACCTCGCCGACGCCGGACGCCGTGCAGGCCGCGGTCACCGCGACCACCGGCGACGCGGGCGCGCTGCTCATCGTGAAGAACTACACCGGCGACGTGCTGAACTTCGAGACGGCCGCCGAGCTGGCCGCGGCCGACGGCCTCGAGGTCCGCAGTGTCGTGATCGACGACGACGTCGCGGTCAAGGACTCGACGTACACCGCGGGCCGCCGCGGGGTCGGCGGGACGGTGCTGCTGGAGAAGATCACCGGCGCCGCCGCCGAGCGCGGCGACTCGCTCGACGCCGTCACCGCGCTGGCACAGAAGGTGATCGGCCAGGTGCGGTCGATCGGCGTCGCGCTCACCGCGCCGACCGTGCCGCACGCCGGTACGCCGAGCTTCGAGCTCGGCGAGGGCGAAGTCGAGTTCGGCATCGGCATCCACGGCGAGCCCGGCCGCGAGCGGATCCCGCTCGAACCGGCCGACGCGCTGGTGGCCCGGATGGTCGAGGCGGTGGTCTCGGACCTGCCCTTCGCTTCGGGCGACCGCGTGCTGCTGTTCACCAACTCCATGGGCGGCACCCCGCTCGTCGAGCTGTACCTGGCCCACGGCATCGCCGAGCGGCTGCTGGCCGACCGTGGGATCGTGGTCGAACGCCGGCTGGCCGGGCCGTACATCACCAGCCTCGAGATGCAGGGGATGAGTCTGACGGTGCTCAAACTGGACGACGAGCTGACCGAGCTCTGGGACGCCCCGGTCAACACCGCGGCGCTGCGGTGGGGGCTCTGA
- the dhaM gene encoding dihydroxyacetone kinase phosphoryl donor subunit DhaM — translation MSVGIVLVSHSAKLAEGLAELAAQMAPDVTILPAGGLSDGSIGTDYDEVVAATQRADRGDGVVLLYDLGSAQMTAELAVESLADPSAAIVADGPLVEGAIAAAVAAQAGQDRKAVAEAAATAGMPEDLAPAEATADSAEIELELHNDVGLHARPAALLVRALSEFDAEVTIRLGDQEADGHSVLALMSLGARQGDRIRVRARGPQASAALEKATELVDGNFGE, via the coding sequence GTGAGCGTGGGAATCGTGCTCGTGTCGCACAGTGCGAAACTCGCCGAAGGCCTGGCCGAGCTGGCTGCCCAGATGGCGCCGGACGTCACCATCCTGCCCGCGGGCGGCCTCTCGGACGGATCGATCGGCACGGACTACGACGAGGTCGTCGCGGCCACCCAGCGCGCCGACCGGGGCGACGGGGTGGTGCTGCTCTACGACCTCGGCAGCGCGCAGATGACCGCCGAACTCGCCGTCGAATCGCTGGCCGACCCGTCGGCGGCCATCGTCGCGGACGGCCCGCTGGTCGAGGGCGCGATCGCCGCGGCGGTCGCGGCGCAGGCCGGGCAGGACCGCAAGGCGGTGGCGGAGGCCGCCGCGACAGCCGGGATGCCCGAGGACCTGGCGCCCGCCGAGGCCACGGCCGACAGCGCCGAAATCGAGCTGGAGCTGCACAACGACGTCGGGTTGCACGCCCGGCCGGCCGCGTTGCTCGTGCGCGCGTTGAGCGAGTTCGACGCGGAGGTCACCATCCGGCTCGGCGACCAGGAGGCCGACGGCCACAGCGTGCTGGCCCTGATGTCGCTCGGCGCCCGCCAGGGCGACCGGATCCGCGTCCGGGCACGCGGCCCACAGGCCTCGGCCGCGTTGGAGAAGGCAACGGAGCTGGTCGACGGCAATTTCGGCGAGTGA
- a CDS encoding LLM class flavin-dependent oxidoreductase, with protein sequence MKIGVNVPNFGPGTDPGVLRAWARTVEGLGFDLLMVSDHIAITPDVAEQYPAPFYEPFTTLSWLAGVTRRVRLGTTVLVVPYRHPLLVARMAANLDALSGGRFVLGAGIGWAKQEFDALGVPFEQRGKLTSEYLRTIRAAWAGHDDYRAGPIPLWIGGHSDAGLRRALELADAWHPLRLTMAGFRETLARLEKLAGDRPVPSFAPRILLRLTGTPVTGPDRRAGEGTLDQVVDDLAQLRALGADTVVLDPFDSDPAETLRPEAAWRDLAAVAASWKENR encoded by the coding sequence GTGAAGATCGGCGTGAACGTCCCCAACTTCGGGCCCGGCACCGACCCGGGCGTGCTGCGCGCCTGGGCGCGGACGGTCGAAGGGCTCGGCTTCGACCTGCTCATGGTGTCCGACCACATCGCGATCACGCCGGACGTCGCCGAGCAGTACCCCGCGCCGTTCTACGAACCGTTCACGACGCTGTCGTGGCTCGCGGGCGTCACCCGGCGGGTCCGGCTGGGCACCACGGTGCTGGTCGTGCCGTACCGGCATCCCCTGCTGGTGGCGCGGATGGCGGCGAACCTCGACGCACTCAGCGGCGGCAGGTTCGTGCTCGGCGCGGGCATCGGCTGGGCGAAGCAGGAGTTCGACGCCCTGGGCGTGCCGTTCGAGCAGCGCGGGAAGCTCACCAGCGAGTACCTGCGGACGATCCGCGCCGCGTGGGCCGGGCACGACGACTACCGCGCGGGCCCGATCCCGCTGTGGATCGGCGGGCACAGCGACGCCGGGCTGCGCCGCGCACTGGAACTCGCCGACGCCTGGCACCCGCTGCGGCTGACCATGGCCGGCTTCCGGGAAACCCTGGCACGGTTGGAAAAACTGGCCGGCGACCGGCCCGTGCCGTCCTTCGCGCCGCGGATCCTGCTGCGGCTGACCGGCACCCCGGTGACCGGGCCGGACCGCCGGGCCGGCGAAGGCACGCTCGACCAGGTCGTGGACGACCTGGCGCAACTCCGAGCACTGGGGGCGGACACCGTCGTGCTCGACCCGTTCGACTCGGACCCGGCCGAAACCCTCCGCCCGGAGGCGGCGTGGCGGGACCTCGCGGCGGTGGCCGCGTCCTGGAAGGAGAACCGGTGA
- a CDS encoding 3-hydroxyacyl-CoA dehydrogenase family protein has product MAREISTVGVVGLGTMGAGIAEVLARSGLDVVTVELDEAGVARGRGHLEHSTERALAGGKLDAPGREALLGRIRYSTSLSDLSEVDLVIEAIPESLELKADVFTELDKITRPEVVFASNTSSLSITEIGVHTARPGKVVGMHFFNPAPVQKLVEIVKTVVTEPDVVTEVVEFAERLGKVPVVIGDRAGFIANALLFGYLNHAVRMYEQRYATREDLDAAMRFGCGYPMGPLALLDLIGLDTANEILDTMYHQSRNRLHAPAPLLKQMITAGLLGRKTGRGFYTYDAPDSPNVVSSGVVSTVESVPPRPVARVGVIGTGTMATGIAEVFAKRGLDVVLRARSLEKAQASVARVKKSLDKAVVKGKLSEEDAAAALGRITPVTDFEALADVDLVIEAVAEELSVKQAVFAALDEVVRPGAVLATTTSSLPVIECAASTSRPSDVVGLHFFNPAPVMKLVEVVSTIATAPDVVATASAVCAAVGKHAVHCGDRAGFIVNALLFPYLNDAVKMLEAHYAGANDIDTAMKVGCGLPMGPFELLDVVGLDVSLAIQRTLYNEFREEGFAPAPLLEHLVTAGRLGRKTGKGFKDY; this is encoded by the coding sequence ATGGCGCGGGAAATCTCGACGGTCGGTGTGGTCGGCCTGGGCACCATGGGGGCGGGAATCGCCGAGGTACTCGCGCGCAGCGGGCTCGACGTCGTCACGGTCGAACTCGACGAGGCCGGCGTCGCCCGCGGCCGCGGGCACCTCGAGCACTCCACGGAACGGGCGCTCGCCGGCGGCAAGCTGGATGCTCCCGGTCGCGAGGCGTTGCTGGGCCGGATCCGGTACAGCACGTCGCTGTCGGATCTGTCCGAAGTGGACCTCGTGATCGAGGCGATCCCGGAAAGCCTCGAGCTGAAGGCCGACGTCTTCACCGAGCTGGACAAGATCACCCGGCCCGAAGTCGTGTTCGCGTCCAACACGTCGTCGCTGTCGATCACCGAGATCGGCGTGCACACCGCGCGTCCGGGCAAGGTCGTCGGCATGCACTTCTTCAACCCGGCACCGGTGCAGAAACTCGTCGAGATCGTGAAAACCGTGGTGACCGAGCCGGACGTGGTCACCGAAGTCGTCGAGTTCGCCGAGCGGCTCGGCAAGGTGCCGGTGGTGATCGGCGACCGGGCCGGGTTCATCGCGAACGCGCTGCTCTTCGGCTACCTCAACCACGCGGTGCGGATGTACGAGCAGCGTTACGCCACGCGCGAGGACCTCGACGCCGCGATGCGCTTCGGCTGCGGCTACCCGATGGGCCCGCTCGCGCTGCTCGACCTGATCGGGCTGGACACCGCGAACGAGATCCTCGACACGATGTACCACCAGTCCCGCAACCGCCTGCACGCGCCCGCGCCGCTGCTCAAGCAGATGATCACGGCGGGCCTGCTGGGCCGCAAGACCGGCCGCGGCTTCTACACCTACGACGCCCCGGACTCGCCCAACGTGGTCTCTTCCGGTGTGGTGTCCACAGTGGAGAGTGTGCCGCCGCGCCCGGTGGCGCGGGTCGGTGTGATCGGTACCGGAACGATGGCGACCGGAATCGCGGAGGTGTTCGCCAAGCGCGGCCTCGACGTCGTCCTGCGGGCCCGGAGCCTGGAGAAGGCACAGGCGTCGGTGGCTCGCGTCAAGAAGTCACTCGACAAGGCGGTGGTCAAGGGCAAACTGTCCGAAGAGGACGCTGCGGCCGCTTTGGGGCGGATCACCCCGGTCACCGACTTCGAAGCCCTGGCCGACGTCGACCTGGTGATCGAAGCGGTGGCCGAGGAGCTCTCGGTGAAGCAGGCGGTGTTCGCGGCCCTCGACGAGGTGGTTCGCCCCGGCGCGGTCCTGGCGACGACGACGTCGTCCCTCCCGGTGATCGAGTGCGCGGCGTCGACGTCCCGGCCGTCCGACGTGGTCGGTCTCCACTTCTTCAACCCCGCACCGGTGATGAAGCTGGTCGAGGTGGTGTCGACGATCGCGACCGCGCCCGACGTGGTGGCGACGGCGAGCGCGGTCTGCGCCGCGGTCGGTAAGCACGCCGTCCACTGCGGCGACCGCGCGGGCTTCATCGTCAACGCGTTGCTGTTCCCGTATTTGAACGACGCGGTGAAGATGCTGGAGGCCCACTACGCGGGCGCGAACGACATCGACACGGCCATGAAGGTCGGCTGCGGCCTGCCGATGGGCCCGTTCGAACTGCTGGACGTCGTCGGCTTGGACGTCTCCCTGGCCATCCAGCGGACGCTCTACAACGAGTTCCGCGAAGAAGGCTTCGCGCCGGCGCCGTTGTTGGAGCACCTCGTGACAGCCGGGCGGCTGGGCCGGAAGACCGGGAAGGGCTTCAAGGACTACTGA
- a CDS encoding NAD/NADP-dependent octopine/nopaline dehydrogenase family protein, with amino-acid sequence MSVLDGIGVVGAGGEGRAVAAHLAALELPVYLYTRDLEAVEEIARRREIVARGVLDGRFPLREVTADPAGLAGCAVVLVATVTTAYPEVTALLAPHLSAGQVVVLFSSKLCGSVEFAHALAAAGAPDIDVVETDALFAARPSGTDGVTVLGVKRWNLISGSTAAAAGRHAGLLREWFPMLELARNPVERGLHDFGAVAHVPIALANLGTIDRAEELLFYVEGVSPRTIALPDRTEAEFAAVAQAYGARLLPTTEVLDRYYGCPATTLLDALRTVEPYRTIAAPTSLDHRFLTEDIRSTLVPLQALARCAGVATPMVDAAITIMSVLGGEDYRRTGRTLHRLGWDGLGHDAILRTLGQPAAVGGRAA; translated from the coding sequence ATGAGCGTGCTGGACGGGATCGGGGTCGTCGGGGCGGGTGGTGAGGGGCGGGCCGTGGCCGCCCACCTCGCCGCGCTGGAGCTGCCCGTGTACCTCTACACGCGGGATCTCGAGGCCGTGGAGGAGATCGCGCGCCGCCGGGAGATCGTCGCGCGCGGGGTGCTCGACGGGCGGTTCCCGCTGCGCGAGGTGACCGCGGACCCGGCGGGCCTGGCCGGGTGCGCCGTCGTCCTGGTCGCCACCGTGACCACCGCCTACCCGGAGGTCACCGCGCTGCTCGCGCCGCACCTCAGTGCCGGGCAGGTCGTGGTGCTGTTCTCGAGCAAGCTGTGCGGGAGCGTCGAATTCGCCCACGCACTCGCCGCCGCCGGGGCGCCGGACATCGACGTCGTCGAGACCGACGCGCTGTTCGCCGCACGGCCGTCCGGGACCGACGGCGTGACCGTGCTCGGCGTCAAGCGCTGGAACCTGATCTCCGGCAGCACCGCGGCCGCCGCCGGACGGCACGCCGGGCTGCTGCGAGAGTGGTTCCCGATGCTGGAGCTCGCGCGCAACCCCGTGGAACGCGGCCTGCACGACTTCGGCGCCGTCGCGCACGTGCCGATCGCGCTCGCCAACCTCGGCACCATCGACCGGGCGGAGGAGCTGCTCTTCTACGTCGAAGGCGTTTCCCCGCGCACGATCGCCCTGCCGGACCGCACCGAGGCCGAGTTCGCCGCCGTCGCGCAGGCTTACGGGGCCCGGTTGCTGCCCACGACCGAGGTCCTCGACCGCTACTACGGCTGCCCGGCCACGACGCTGCTCGACGCGTTGCGGACCGTGGAGCCGTACCGGACGATCGCCGCGCCGACCAGCCTCGACCACCGCTTCCTCACCGAGGACATCCGCTCCACGCTCGTGCCGCTGCAGGCACTCGCGCGGTGCGCGGGCGTCGCCACGCCGATGGTCGACGCCGCGATCACGATCATGTCCGTGCTCGGCGGCGAGGACTACCGCCGGACCGGCCGGACGCTGCACCGGCTCGGCTGGGACGGCCTCGGCCACGACGCCATCCTGCGCACGCTCGGGCAACCGGCCGCGGTGGGTGGCCGCGCGGCCTGA
- a CDS encoding alkaline phosphatase family protein: MQPPSLADVPHLGQVVPSLLATLGVPGFGNTLALPEARSAGVLLVDGLGWELLAEHAADAPVLAELAREPLRVGFPSTTAAGVAAIGTGLASGEHGMVGYTFEMPGTGVLNALRWRSHEDGSDLRGALPPREVQPLPTTFERAAAAGIDAAVVSSAQFADTALTRATQSGARYAGVHALGDLAARTLSVLDGRAFCYAYHSELDLLGHVYGPGSAAWRMQLRQIDRLVESLVDGLPPGALLAVVADHGMVTLDEKLDLEDTPELLSGVRTFGGEVRARHVYTEPGAAADVLTAWREVLGERAWVRSREEAVAEGWFGHTVSDRVLPRIGDVVVAARDRFGMVRGLAEAVEASLVGQHGSLTTAEQLVPLALAQG; the protein is encoded by the coding sequence GTGCAGCCGCCATCGCTCGCCGACGTCCCGCACCTCGGCCAGGTCGTCCCGTCCCTGCTGGCCACGCTCGGAGTCCCCGGCTTCGGCAACACGCTGGCGCTGCCGGAGGCGCGCAGTGCCGGGGTGCTCCTCGTCGACGGGCTCGGCTGGGAGCTGCTCGCCGAGCACGCCGCGGACGCCCCGGTGCTGGCCGAGCTCGCCCGGGAGCCGCTGCGCGTGGGCTTCCCGTCGACGACGGCCGCCGGCGTCGCCGCGATCGGCACCGGGCTCGCGTCGGGCGAGCACGGCATGGTCGGCTACACGTTCGAAATGCCCGGCACGGGCGTGCTCAACGCGCTGCGCTGGCGCAGCCACGAGGACGGCAGCGACCTCCGCGGCGCGCTCCCGCCCCGCGAGGTGCAGCCGCTGCCGACGACGTTCGAGCGGGCGGCCGCGGCCGGGATCGACGCCGCGGTGGTCTCGTCGGCCCAGTTCGCCGACACAGCACTGACGCGGGCCACCCAGAGCGGGGCGCGTTACGCCGGCGTGCACGCGCTGGGCGACCTCGCCGCGCGGACGTTGTCGGTGCTCGACGGCCGGGCGTTCTGCTACGCCTACCACAGCGAACTGGACCTGCTCGGGCACGTCTACGGCCCGGGTTCGGCCGCCTGGCGGATGCAGCTTCGGCAGATCGACCGGCTCGTCGAGTCCCTTGTGGACGGTCTGCCGCCCGGTGCGCTGCTCGCCGTCGTCGCCGACCACGGGATGGTCACCCTCGACGAGAAGCTCGACCTCGAAGACACCCCGGAACTGCTTTCGGGTGTCCGGACGTTCGGGGGCGAGGTCCGGGCCCGGCACGTATACACCGAGCCGGGCGCGGCCGCGGACGTCCTCACGGCCTGGCGGGAGGTGCTGGGCGAGCGGGCGTGGGTGCGCTCGCGCGAGGAAGCCGTCGCCGAGGGCTGGTTCGGGCACACGGTCAGCGACCGGGTGCTGCCGCGCATCGGCGACGTCGTCGTCGCGGCCCGGGACCGGTTCGGGATGGTGCGGGGGCTGGCGGAAGCCGTGGAGGCGTCGCTGGTCGGGCAGCACGGCTCGCTCACCACCGCCGAACAGCTGGTTCCGCTGGCCCTCGCCCAAGGCTGA
- a CDS encoding trans-sulfuration enzyme family protein, whose translation MTSSLRTRAVHAGRDDLTDLGVHAAPLDLSTTYPSRDSAAEAARIDEFAAGGELDGPPIYGRVGNPTVERFERALAELEGFDHGVAFASGMAAVSACLLSAVAQGKRHVVAVRPLYGCSDHLLESGLLGTEVTWAAHGACADAVAAALRPDTGLVFVETPANPTLAEVDIAQLAAACGDVPLAVDNTFATPVLQRPGRHGARIVLHSATKFLGGHGDVMGGIVACDAEEAARLRQIRFATGGVLHPLAGYLLLRGLSTLPLRVNAASATAATLAARLGEHPAVTAVHYPRVGGPLVAFEVDGDPHALIGAVRLITPAVSLGSVDTLIQHPGSISHRIVDEGDRHGAGVSDQLIRLSAGLEDVEDLWADLEQALKAL comes from the coding sequence ATGACTTCCTCGCTGCGCACGCGAGCCGTCCACGCCGGCCGTGACGATCTCACGGACCTCGGCGTGCACGCCGCTCCGCTCGACCTGTCCACGACCTACCCGTCCCGCGACAGTGCCGCCGAAGCCGCCCGGATCGACGAGTTCGCCGCCGGCGGCGAACTCGACGGCCCGCCGATCTACGGCCGCGTGGGCAACCCGACCGTCGAACGGTTCGAGCGCGCGCTCGCCGAGCTGGAGGGCTTCGACCACGGCGTCGCCTTCGCCAGTGGCATGGCCGCCGTCTCGGCCTGCCTGCTTTCCGCGGTGGCGCAAGGGAAACGCCACGTCGTCGCGGTGCGCCCGCTGTACGGCTGCAGCGACCACCTGCTCGAGTCCGGGCTGCTCGGCACCGAGGTCACCTGGGCCGCGCACGGTGCTTGTGCCGATGCCGTCGCCGCCGCGCTCCGGCCGGACACCGGGCTGGTGTTCGTCGAGACGCCGGCGAACCCGACGCTGGCCGAAGTGGACATCGCCCAGCTGGCGGCTGCCTGCGGGGACGTGCCGCTGGCGGTCGACAACACCTTCGCCACCCCGGTGCTGCAGCGCCCCGGCCGCCACGGCGCCCGGATCGTGCTGCACAGCGCGACGAAGTTCCTCGGCGGCCATGGCGACGTGATGGGCGGGATCGTCGCGTGCGACGCCGAGGAAGCCGCGCGGCTCCGGCAGATCCGCTTCGCCACCGGCGGCGTGCTGCACCCGCTCGCCGGATACCTGTTGCTGCGCGGGCTTTCCACGCTGCCGCTGCGCGTCAACGCCGCGTCCGCGACCGCGGCGACGCTGGCCGCACGGCTCGGCGAGCACCCGGCCGTGACCGCCGTCCACTACCCGAGGGTGGGCGGGCCGCTGGTCGCGTTCGAGGTCGACGGCGACCCGCACGCCCTGATCGGCGCGGTCCGGCTGATCACGCCGGCCGTCAGCCTGGGCAGCGTCGACACGCTGATCCAGCACCCGGGTTCGATCAGCCACCGGATCGTCGACGAGGGCGACCGCCATGGTGCCGGCGTGTCCGACCAGCTGATCCGGCTTTCCGCCGGACTCGAGGACGTCGAGGATCTGTGGGCCGACCTCGAGCAGGCGCTGAAGGCGCTCTGA
- the tsaA gene encoding tRNA (N6-threonylcarbamoyladenosine(37)-N6)-methyltransferase TrmO: MRPVARIESSLTDRATAPKQGDEGAPPSRVVFAPEFTPAAADLRPGDRLVLLTWLHEADRDVQAVHPRGDRNRPSTGVFSTRSPDRPNPIGLHTVTVTAVEDGTLTVTGLEAIDGTPVLDVKPVLGEVAER; encoded by the coding sequence GTGCGCCCGGTGGCGCGCATCGAGTCGTCCCTGACGGACCGCGCGACGGCCCCGAAGCAGGGCGACGAGGGCGCGCCGCCGTCGCGAGTGGTGTTCGCGCCGGAGTTCACCCCGGCGGCGGCCGACCTCCGGCCGGGCGATCGCCTGGTGCTCCTGACGTGGCTGCACGAAGCGGACCGCGACGTCCAGGCGGTCCACCCCCGCGGCGACCGGAACCGCCCGAGCACCGGAGTGTTCTCGACGCGCTCGCCGGACCGCCCGAACCCGATCGGCCTCCACACGGTCACGGTGACGGCGGTCGAGGACGGCACGCTCACGGTGACGGGCCTGGAAGCGATCGACGGCACCCCGGTGCTCGATGTCAAACCGGTCCTCGGCGAGGTGGCCGAGCGCTGA
- a CDS encoding Lrp/AsnC family transcriptional regulator: protein MSASVELSPVDLEILRLLQNDARITNKDLAAAVGIAPSTCLDRVARLRDTGVITGQHASVDAAKLGRPLEAFLFVQVRPHRRPLVDPFVEHLLSLPEVRAVYHLTGPDDFLAHVATSSAGELQRLVLDELTARDEVARVHTNLVFQHWSGGPLLPPGA, encoded by the coding sequence ATGTCCGCTTCCGTCGAACTGAGTCCGGTGGACCTCGAGATTCTGCGTCTGCTGCAGAACGATGCCCGGATCACCAACAAGGACCTGGCGGCCGCGGTCGGCATCGCGCCGTCGACGTGCCTGGACCGCGTCGCCCGGCTGCGGGACACCGGCGTGATCACCGGGCAGCACGCGTCGGTCGACGCGGCCAAGCTGGGCCGGCCGCTGGAGGCGTTCCTGTTCGTCCAGGTCCGCCCGCACCGGCGGCCGCTGGTGGACCCGTTCGTCGAGCACCTGCTGTCGCTGCCGGAGGTGCGCGCGGTCTACCACCTGACCGGGCCGGACGACTTCCTCGCGCACGTCGCGACCAGCTCCGCCGGCGAGCTGCAGCGCCTGGTCCTCGACGAGCTGACCGCGCGTGACGAGGTCGCCCGCGTCCACACGAACCTGGTGTTCCAGCACTGGAGCGGCGGCCCGCTGCTCCCCCCGGGTGCCTGA
- the dhaL gene encoding dihydroxyacetone kinase subunit DhaL, with translation MTCKAEGVAAAVRAAAAVVAEHRVELIDLDRAIGDGDHGENLNRGFSAVVAALDSAVPDTPGGVLKLVATTLISKVGGAAGPLYGTAFLRASAKLGTAGDLDVPALLDALRAGLEGVQARGKAVGGDATMVDALLPAVAAAEKAAEDGGDVAAVLTAAADAADRGAESTVDLVPRKGRASYLGERAVGHLDPGARSSALLLRAFAEAAR, from the coding sequence ATGACCTGCAAGGCCGAGGGGGTCGCGGCGGCCGTGCGCGCCGCCGCGGCGGTGGTCGCCGAGCACCGCGTGGAGCTGATCGACCTCGACCGCGCCATCGGCGACGGCGACCACGGCGAGAACCTGAACCGCGGCTTCTCGGCCGTCGTCGCGGCGCTCGATTCCGCTGTTCCGGACACCCCCGGCGGGGTGCTCAAGCTGGTCGCGACGACGTTGATCTCCAAGGTCGGCGGAGCCGCGGGCCCGTTGTACGGCACGGCTTTCCTGCGCGCCTCGGCCAAGCTCGGCACCGCCGGCGACCTCGACGTCCCGGCCCTGCTGGACGCGCTGCGCGCCGGGCTCGAAGGCGTCCAGGCCCGCGGGAAGGCCGTCGGCGGCGACGCGACCATGGTCGACGCCCTGCTCCCCGCGGTGGCGGCCGCGGAAAAGGCGGCCGAGGACGGCGGCGACGTCGCCGCGGTGCTGACCGCCGCCGCCGACGCGGCCGACCGCGGCGCGGAATCCACAGTGGACCTGGTGCCGCGGAAGGGCCGCGCGTCCTACCTCGGCGAACGCGCGGTCGGGCACCTGGACCCCGGCGCCCGTTCGTCGGCGCTGCTGCTGCGGGCGTTCGCGGAGGCCGCCCGGTGA